The following proteins come from a genomic window of Gottfriedia acidiceleris:
- a CDS encoding oxalate:formate antiporter: MAGIDSIKEIIYIYGDNHNHCFITSGINYKEFVQGLPFPLQNILLLKHDIQWSEFNLNSSFYYVEREYINQFILEHSEHDDLCWIDFEELADLDELEPKEIAELLYLAHKKEPLQKPFIPRLNNSFAYMNISDGMYQKVYYKRTNDFIFMLCNVISSKITQLQRRSLKIFNRSKQINPINIKLMLTLYPLMEDGLIIDLSERVENRKVIEIPIFRVDFYSGVDEILENVEEYRDLTNHIANLTYSKKDDEWSVVQV; the protein is encoded by the coding sequence TTGGCGGGAATTGATTCAATAAAGGAGATAATCTATATTTATGGTGATAACCATAATCATTGCTTTATAACATCAGGTATTAATTATAAAGAGTTTGTTCAAGGACTTCCTTTTCCTCTTCAAAACATTCTTTTGCTAAAACACGATATTCAATGGTCCGAATTTAATTTAAATTCTTCTTTTTACTATGTTGAAAGAGAATATATTAATCAGTTTATATTAGAGCATAGTGAACATGATGACCTATGTTGGATCGACTTTGAAGAATTAGCAGATCTAGATGAGTTAGAGCCTAAAGAAATTGCAGAATTACTGTATCTTGCTCACAAAAAAGAACCATTACAAAAACCTTTTATACCAAGACTAAACAATTCTTTTGCATACATGAACATAAGTGATGGAATGTATCAAAAGGTTTATTATAAACGAACTAATGACTTTATTTTTATGCTTTGTAATGTCATTTCATCTAAAATTACACAACTTCAGAGAAGAAGTTTAAAAATATTTAATCGTTCAAAACAAATTAATCCAATAAATATTAAATTAATGTTGACACTATACCCTTTAATGGAGGATGGATTAATAATTGATCTAAGTGAAAGAGTTGAAAATAGAAAAGTAATCGAAATCCCAATTTTCCGAGTTGATTTTTATTCTGGTGTAGATGAAATTTTGGAAAATGTTGAAGAGTATCGTGACCTGACAAATCATATTGCAAATTTAACTTATTCAAAAAAAGATGATGAATGGTCTGTCGTTCAAGTTTAA
- the spoIIP gene encoding stage II sporulation protein P: MRQSIYIKSINLKRVTASVFVGIVLLFLLASLFVTSMKNTKSYYVHQWFEKMSYEGFIKAFEYENGHFKVGDDSTKNGQPIGNILFSFITNIRLYDPKSLLVHEISSMTKFENNILVAGEGIDFTNLPIESSLTLDEINQNPTVKDPVNEPIKNPTNPPSKTTNGKDVFFIYHTHSWESFLPLIPGAKSPNQASSPKVNVSLLGERLKKNLEANGIGAIDDKTNIGAELTKRNWNWGSSYKMSRLVVQDALSQDQDLNYLIDIHRDDQRKNVTTTEINGQKYAKLYFIVGVENKNYRKNLALAKELNNEIMKFNKGLTRGIFSKNYKQGNGVYNQDLSPHSILIEVGGVDNTLPELYRTIDLLSDILSKYYWDHQ, from the coding sequence ATGAGACAATCAATATATATAAAATCTATTAATCTTAAACGTGTAACGGCAAGTGTCTTTGTAGGCATTGTCTTATTATTTTTGTTAGCGAGTTTATTTGTAACATCAATGAAAAATACTAAATCATATTATGTACATCAATGGTTTGAAAAAATGAGCTATGAAGGATTTATTAAAGCGTTTGAATATGAAAATGGTCATTTTAAGGTAGGAGACGATTCTACTAAAAATGGACAACCTATCGGTAATATACTTTTTTCATTCATTACAAATATTAGACTGTACGATCCAAAAAGTTTATTAGTGCATGAAATATCAAGTATGACAAAATTCGAAAATAATATCTTAGTTGCTGGAGAAGGAATTGATTTTACGAATCTTCCAATAGAATCAAGTTTAACACTCGACGAAATTAACCAAAATCCAACTGTTAAAGATCCAGTTAATGAACCAATTAAAAATCCAACAAATCCACCATCAAAAACTACAAATGGAAAAGATGTCTTTTTTATTTACCACACACATAGCTGGGAATCATTTTTACCTTTAATTCCAGGTGCAAAGTCGCCAAATCAAGCTTCTTCTCCAAAAGTAAATGTAAGCTTATTAGGTGAACGATTGAAAAAGAATTTAGAAGCAAATGGAATCGGTGCGATTGACGATAAAACAAATATTGGGGCTGAATTAACGAAAAGAAATTGGAATTGGGGAAGTTCATATAAAATGTCTAGATTGGTTGTACAAGATGCGCTTTCTCAAGATCAAGATTTGAATTATCTTATTGATATACATCGTGATGATCAAAGAAAAAATGTGACAACTACTGAAATTAATGGGCAAAAATACGCAAAGTTATACTTTATAGTTGGAGTAGAAAACAAAAATTATAGAAAAAACTTAGCGTTAGCTAAAGAATTAAATAATGAAATTATGAAATTTAACAAAGGTTTAACAAGAGGAATATTTAGTAAAAACTATAAACAAGGGAATGGCGTTTATAACCAAGATTTATCACCGCACTCAATATTAATTGAAGTAGGTGGAGTCGATAATACATTACCTGAACTTTATAGAACAATTGACTTGCTCTCAGATATCTTAAGTAAATACTATTGGGATCATCAATAG
- a CDS encoding DUF3888 domain-containing protein — protein sequence MKKGIIILLLMCLIGTSKPVNAFAVQNEVLEDAVLSILFPSINDRLYKMFGPGEQYNCATITNIKKKYNGTYVFGATIQLIAYKQDQQPPYTLVKFNYSNDDGEWSIRSVTKEPIQTKTTSLCRPPV from the coding sequence ATGAAAAAAGGAATTATTATCTTACTATTAATGTGCTTAATTGGGACATCAAAACCGGTCAATGCATTTGCGGTCCAAAATGAAGTATTAGAAGATGCAGTATTATCAATTCTTTTTCCTAGTATAAATGACCGTTTATATAAAATGTTCGGTCCAGGAGAACAATATAATTGTGCAACAATAACAAATATAAAAAAGAAATATAATGGTACATACGTATTCGGAGCAACAATTCAATTAATTGCATATAAACAAGATCAACAACCACCTTACACTCTTGTTAAATTTAATTATTCAAATGATGACGGTGAATGGAGCATTCGCTCTGTTACGAAAGAACCAATTCAAACAAAAACTACTTCTTTATGTAGGCCACCTGTCTAA
- a CDS encoding permease, with amino-acid sequence MYRHKKHKEHKRNHNLPKDQNEEYSAEFYPTRNVFYSETTSDKSHASGIVIGYVALFFSLFSLFLMPVLFGIVGIALGIYSVTKGHSTLGYTAIGFGLFSVIVTIFYNLLIVLSAIL; translated from the coding sequence ATGTATCGTCATAAAAAGCATAAAGAACATAAACGTAATCACAATTTACCAAAGGATCAAAATGAAGAATATAGTGCAGAGTTTTATCCCACAAGGAATGTGTTTTATTCGGAAACAACTTCAGATAAATCTCATGCCTCTGGAATTGTAATTGGATACGTAGCTCTATTTTTTTCACTATTTTCGTTATTTTTAATGCCTGTTTTATTTGGAATCGTTGGAATCGCGCTTGGTATATACTCTGTAACTAAAGGTCATTCTACTTTAGGTTATACAGCTATTGGATTTGGATTATTTTCGGTAATTGTTACTATTTTCTATAATTTATTAATTGTCCTAAGTGCAATTCTTTAA
- a CDS encoding TIGR03943 family putative permease subunit, which yields MARAYVLLGFTFFLMQLHIKGTISKYINMKYSYLSLTAGILFAFLTLIQVIHTLRTSHDEDEQHSHDHDDGHSHHHDHNCDHTCVHGHVHKEAKGFKKFLNGLVFIFPLFTGIFLPVATLDSTIVQAKGFHFPVSEPGNNDPFMQRQYLKPDLSIYYGQEGYQKLIKQESKEYINKKSIVLNDYDFLKGMEVLYDEPGKYLGKQLTYKGFIYHEKGLKKNQVFLFRFGIIHCVADSGVYGVLIDLPDGQTFKNDQWIEATGYIQQMYYQPFKVNIPYLDVTKIKEIQPPKDEYVYRNK from the coding sequence ATGGCAAGAGCATATGTACTATTAGGATTTACCTTCTTTTTAATGCAATTGCATATTAAAGGTACGATTTCAAAATATATTAATATGAAATACTCTTATTTATCTCTGACAGCTGGGATATTATTTGCATTTCTAACTTTAATTCAAGTAATTCATACTTTAAGAACTAGTCATGATGAAGATGAACAGCATAGCCATGATCATGACGACGGCCATAGCCACCATCATGATCATAATTGTGATCATACTTGTGTACATGGACATGTTCATAAAGAAGCAAAAGGGTTTAAAAAGTTTTTAAATGGTTTAGTTTTCATCTTTCCATTGTTTACAGGTATATTTTTGCCCGTTGCAACTTTGGACTCTACGATTGTACAAGCTAAAGGGTTTCATTTTCCAGTTTCAGAACCGGGTAATAATGATCCTTTTATGCAAAGGCAGTATTTAAAGCCAGATTTAAGTATCTACTATGGGCAAGAAGGGTATCAAAAATTAATTAAACAAGAATCAAAAGAATATATAAATAAGAAAAGCATTGTGCTAAATGATTATGACTTTCTTAAAGGAATGGAAGTTTTATATGATGAGCCTGGAAAATATTTAGGAAAACAATTAACATATAAAGGCTTTATTTATCATGAAAAAGGATTAAAAAAGAATCAGGTTTTCTTATTTAGATTTGGAATTATTCACTGTGTTGCCGATTCCGGTGTATATGGAGTGCTAATTGATTTGCCTGATGGGCAAACGTTTAAAAATGATCAATGGATTGAAGCTACTGGTTATATACAACAAATGTACTATCAACCATTTAAAGTAAACATTCCTTATTTAGACGTCACTAAAATTAAGGAAATTCAACCACCAAAAGATGAATATGTATACCGTAACAAGTAA
- a CDS encoding formate--tetrahydrofolate ligase, with translation MSQVKSDLEIAFESEMKKINEIADNLNLFDEEVENYGHYKAKLSLSILDRLKENEDGKLILVTSINPTPAGEGKSTVTVGLAQAFHKIGKNAIVALREPSLGPTMGVKGGATGGGYSQVLPMDDINLHFNGDIHAITTTNNALAAFIDNHIHQGNELEIDVRRIAWKRVVDLNDRALRNVVVGLGGPSGGVPREDGFDITVASEIMAVLCLATSIQDLKERLKRIVVAYTIHKTPVTVGDLKVEGALSLLLKDAIKPNLVQTIEHTPAIIHGGPFANIAHGCNSVIATKMAMKLGEYVVTEAGFGADLGAEKFLNIKTRALGVTPDAVVIVATIRALKMHGGVNKNELTNENALAVKDGIQNIEKHVETVRKFNVPVVVAINKFISDSEEEISVLKQWGQDNGIRIVLTEVWEYGGKGGVELAESLVSMLKDPKDKFNYLYELSDSIENKIEKIAKEVYGADGVNISPKAKKQILEFNENGWGNLPICMAKSQYSLSDQPSLVGRPTGFKVEIRELKASIGAGFIVALTGNVMTMPGLPKKPAALNMDVDELGRPKGLF, from the coding sequence ATGAGTCAAGTTAAGTCAGATTTAGAAATTGCTTTTGAATCAGAAATGAAAAAAATAAACGAAATTGCAGATAATTTAAATCTTTTTGATGAAGAAGTTGAAAACTATGGGCATTATAAAGCTAAATTGTCATTATCAATTTTAGACCGATTAAAAGAAAATGAAGATGGTAAATTAATCTTAGTTACTTCAATAAATCCAACTCCTGCTGGTGAAGGTAAATCAACTGTCACTGTTGGGCTTGCACAAGCTTTCCACAAAATTGGCAAAAATGCAATCGTAGCATTGCGTGAACCATCTTTAGGGCCAACAATGGGCGTAAAAGGCGGTGCAACTGGAGGAGGTTATTCTCAAGTTTTACCAATGGATGATATTAATTTACATTTTAACGGTGATATCCATGCTATTACTACGACGAATAATGCTTTAGCAGCATTTATCGATAATCATATCCATCAAGGAAATGAACTTGAAATTGATGTGCGTAGAATTGCTTGGAAGAGAGTAGTCGATTTAAATGATCGTGCTTTAAGAAATGTCGTTGTAGGTTTAGGCGGTCCATCTGGCGGGGTTCCAAGAGAAGATGGGTTTGATATAACGGTTGCTTCTGAAATCATGGCGGTTCTTTGTTTAGCGACATCAATTCAAGATTTAAAAGAAAGACTTAAACGAATTGTTGTTGCCTATACTATACATAAAACTCCAGTAACTGTTGGAGATTTAAAAGTAGAAGGTGCACTATCATTATTACTTAAAGACGCAATTAAACCAAATCTTGTTCAAACGATTGAACACACTCCTGCAATTATTCATGGTGGTCCATTTGCTAATATTGCTCATGGCTGTAACAGTGTTATTGCAACTAAAATGGCAATGAAATTAGGGGAATATGTTGTAACGGAAGCCGGTTTTGGTGCAGATTTAGGAGCAGAAAAATTCTTAAATATCAAAACTAGAGCTTTAGGTGTTACTCCTGATGCAGTTGTAATCGTTGCAACAATTAGAGCATTAAAAATGCATGGTGGCGTAAATAAAAATGAATTGACGAATGAAAACGCTTTAGCAGTAAAAGATGGAATTCAAAATATTGAAAAGCATGTGGAAACAGTTCGCAAATTCAATGTACCTGTTGTTGTAGCAATTAATAAATTTATTTCTGACTCAGAGGAAGAAATAAGTGTATTAAAACAATGGGGACAAGATAACGGCATAAGGATTGTCTTAACAGAAGTTTGGGAATATGGTGGTAAAGGTGGCGTAGAGCTAGCTGAATCTCTTGTTAGTATGTTAAAAGATCCTAAAGATAAATTTAATTATTTATATGAATTATCAGATTCTATTGAAAATAAAATAGAAAAAATTGCAAAAGAAGTTTATGGTGCAGACGGAGTAAATATTTCTCCTAAAGCAAAAAAACAAATTTTGGAATTTAATGAGAATGGTTGGGGCAACCTACCAATTTGTATGGCAAAATCTCAATATTCGTTATCTGACCAACCAAGTTTAGTTGGAAGACCTACTGGATTTAAAGTGGAAATAAGGGAACTAAAAGCATCAATTGGTGCAGGGTTTATTGTTGCACTAACAGGGAACGTAATGACAATGCCAGGTTTACCGAAAAAACCAGCTGCATTAAATATGGACGTAGATGAACTAGGCCGTCCAAAAGGATTGTTTTAA